Proteins found in one Mucilaginibacter gracilis genomic segment:
- the mobC gene encoding conjugal transfer protein MobC, with the protein MQTGEDTNGLRKIIDLTRGISIAILCLHFYIACYQVFAGWHFTANITNHLMANIARTSLFGSLWKPKWAALLLLAVSLVGSKGKKDEKIRLDMLLIYIAAGLLFYLGGIMFLYLRAGHTFIAATYMAVTGLGYLLILTGGGRLSRLLKANLNKDIFNRENETFPQEERLLENEYSINLPAVYRYKGKSRKSWINNINPFRGLLVAGTPGAGKSYFVIRHVIEQHIKKGFAMFLYDFKYPDLSVIVYNALLKYKHNYKVKPGFWVIDFDNIQHQCNPLHPESMEDITDASESSRTILLGLNREWIRKQGDFFVESPINFLTAIIWYLRKYQNGKYCTLPHVIELMRTEYDKLFPILMEEPEIAVLVDPFVSAYRNKAMNQLEGQIASAKISLARLSSPKLYYVLSGNDFTLDINNPQEPKIVCIGNNPQKQQVYGAVLSLFVSRMIKLVNRKGQLKSSLLFDEFPTIFINNMDSLIATARSNKVATTLAVQDFSQLRKDYGKEQADVIPNIIGNIICGQVTGDTAKQLSERFGKIVQDRTSLSINSSDTSVSKSTQLDHAIPASRISALSSGEFVGMVADDPDNKIDLKLFHSEIQNEHDAIKEETDAYELIPQARVVTEEMILENYERIKEEIRELVETELEPLLEREKIALEMEKQKQQEEKVKEEAEKQVAEVNKPNEKLPPVEGLTM; encoded by the coding sequence ATGCAAACCGGAGAAGACACCAACGGACTACGAAAAATCATTGACCTGACACGCGGCATCAGTATCGCCATACTTTGCCTGCATTTTTATATCGCCTGTTACCAGGTCTTTGCAGGCTGGCATTTTACAGCGAATATTACAAATCATCTTATGGCCAATATCGCCCGCACTAGCTTATTTGGCAGCCTCTGGAAACCCAAATGGGCGGCCTTATTATTACTGGCGGTATCGCTGGTTGGTTCCAAAGGTAAAAAGGATGAAAAAATCAGGTTGGATATGTTGCTGATTTACATAGCCGCCGGATTGTTATTTTACCTCGGCGGGATCATGTTCCTATACTTACGGGCGGGCCACACTTTTATCGCGGCAACCTATATGGCGGTCACTGGCTTGGGTTACCTGCTCATCCTGACCGGCGGCGGACGGTTGTCGCGTTTATTAAAAGCCAACCTAAACAAAGATATTTTCAATAGGGAGAACGAAACCTTCCCGCAAGAAGAACGGCTGCTGGAAAATGAATATTCCATTAACCTGCCCGCCGTTTATCGTTATAAAGGAAAAAGCCGAAAAAGCTGGATCAATAATATTAATCCGTTTCGCGGATTATTGGTGGCTGGTACCCCAGGTGCCGGTAAATCCTACTTTGTGATACGGCATGTCATTGAGCAACATATCAAAAAAGGCTTTGCTATGTTCCTGTACGATTTCAAATACCCCGATCTTTCGGTGATCGTTTACAACGCATTGTTAAAATACAAACACAACTATAAAGTCAAACCAGGCTTTTGGGTAATCGATTTTGACAACATCCAGCACCAGTGCAACCCGCTTCACCCGGAAAGCATGGAAGACATTACCGATGCTTCGGAATCATCAAGAACAATACTGTTAGGGCTCAACCGGGAGTGGATACGTAAACAGGGTGATTTCTTTGTGGAGAGCCCAATCAACTTCTTAACCGCAATCATCTGGTATTTGCGTAAATATCAAAACGGTAAATACTGTACCCTGCCGCATGTGATCGAATTGATGCGAACGGAGTATGATAAATTGTTCCCGATCCTGATGGAAGAACCGGAAATAGCGGTATTGGTTGACCCCTTTGTATCGGCTTACCGGAACAAAGCCATGAACCAGTTGGAAGGCCAGATCGCCAGCGCCAAGATCAGTTTGGCACGTTTGTCTTCGCCTAAATTATACTATGTGTTGAGCGGTAATGATTTTACGCTGGATATCAATAACCCGCAGGAACCCAAGATCGTTTGCATCGGTAACAACCCGCAGAAACAACAGGTTTATGGCGCCGTGCTCTCTTTATTTGTTTCCCGGATGATCAAACTGGTTAACCGCAAAGGACAACTTAAAAGCAGTTTACTATTTGACGAGTTCCCAACCATTTTTATTAATAATATGGATAGCCTGATCGCAACCGCTCGTAGCAATAAGGTAGCCACTACATTGGCCGTACAGGATTTCAGCCAGCTGCGAAAGGATTACGGCAAGGAACAGGCGGATGTCATACCGAATATTATAGGCAATATTATTTGTGGCCAGGTCACAGGTGATACGGCCAAGCAGCTTTCGGAACGTTTTGGCAAGATCGTGCAGGACAGGACAAGTTTATCTATTAATAGTTCAGATACTTCGGTAAGCAAATCAACGCAACTGGACCATGCGATACCAGCGTCAAGGATTTCGGCTCTTTCATCAGGTGAGTTTGTGGGGATGGTGGCAGATGACCCGGATAATAAAATTGACCTGAAGCTTTTCCATAGTGAGATCCAGAACGAACACGATGCGATCAAAGAAGAAACGGATGCCTATGAACTTATTCCACAGGCAAGGGTGGTAACGGAGGAAATGATCCTGGAGAATTATGAGCGCATCAAGGAGGAGATCAGGGAATTGGTGGAAACGGAACTGGAGCCACTTTTGGAAAGAGAGAAAATAGCTTTGGAAATGGAGAAGCAAAAGCAACAGGAAGAAAAAGTAAAAGAGGAAGCTGAAAAGCAAGTAGCGGAGGTCAATAAGCCGAATGAAAAGTTGCCGCCGGTTGAAGGGTTGACGATGTGA
- a CDS encoding glycoside hydrolase family 2 protein yields the protein MIARKILLLAVAMTVFAIADAQYISPAISIQTRWAKDVSPTNALKEYPRPQFVRSNWTNLNGLWNYAVTMKDAEKPLGFRGEILVPYPIESALSGVKKALQPDENLWYKRTFTTKNKGRTLLHFGAVDWQATVFVNGKEAGQHTGGYTAFTLDITDKLKTGNNELMVKVYDPSDQGIGPHGKQVLNPQNIYYTPTSGIWQTVWIEEVSETYITDLKLTPDIDKKELAITVNQNQQEEGLEIEAIVFEKGKQIAVWHSNHNSGNIAIPNEHLWSPGDPFLYDLVVRLKQNGKTIDEVKSYFGMRKISIAKDEKGIDRICLNNKPYFNLGTLDQGFWPDGLYTAPTDESLKFDIQAIKAMGFNTIRKHIKVEPARWYYWADKLGMLVWQDMVNPNQSLPEGAKQEFENGMHEEMEQLHNYPCITTWVLFNEKWGQYDQERLTNEMKVADPSRIVDGHTGELLYVNGQLRSPSPNAYIGADMTDVHAYPDPMMPIKQDGKAQVVGEFGGIGVFIPDHQWNSSSAWGYIQEKPASLLGKYRIMVQHLKLLEEQGLSGSIYTQPFDVEGEQNGIMTYDREVIKMPFAELRKIHSILNPDANTNVPIVTAKDADLTDPNLKYSLQLDEYLKGNREPAYLKKLAMMASQAGDKDGATMASNDYIATLKEPYSKEDLEYIMQVTNHTTEKGFAIIQQNAESIDKMLCTRQAQAKMMNIIFADKIQAAVSTPNQQPDWNAISGEVKTYGPPGEEIFLRAKFFYYMNAQEWNNYVLAGKDYISKYGRNLQPIELNQFAWTAFEKVNEPELLLAAAEWSKLSTKDKEDPNMLDTQANLLYKAGKKEEAIKLEERAVSISGNPELKATLDKMKSGK from the coding sequence ATGATCGCAAGAAAAATCCTGCTTCTAGCGGTAGCCATGACCGTTTTTGCCATTGCCGACGCACAATACATATCCCCGGCAATTTCCATTCAAACCCGCTGGGCAAAAGACGTTTCACCAACAAATGCATTAAAGGAATATCCGCGTCCGCAATTTGTACGTTCCAACTGGACGAACCTGAACGGCCTATGGAACTATGCGGTAACTATGAAGGACGCGGAAAAGCCTTTGGGGTTTCGAGGAGAGATATTGGTGCCCTACCCTATAGAAAGCGCGCTTAGTGGCGTTAAGAAAGCATTGCAACCTGATGAAAACCTCTGGTACAAAAGAACCTTTACAACAAAAAACAAAGGAAGAACCTTGTTGCATTTTGGCGCGGTTGACTGGCAAGCGACGGTATTTGTGAATGGCAAGGAAGCAGGGCAGCACACGGGCGGTTATACTGCATTCACGCTCGACATCACTGATAAATTAAAAACCGGGAACAATGAACTAATGGTAAAAGTCTATGACCCGTCAGACCAGGGCATAGGCCCTCACGGCAAACAAGTACTGAATCCGCAGAACATCTACTACACCCCGACCTCTGGAATATGGCAAACCGTATGGATAGAAGAAGTATCGGAAACCTACATTACCGATCTGAAACTTACGCCGGATATCGATAAGAAAGAACTTGCAATAACCGTTAATCAAAATCAGCAAGAGGAAGGATTGGAAATCGAGGCAATCGTATTCGAAAAAGGGAAACAAATTGCCGTATGGCATAGCAATCATAATTCTGGAAACATTGCCATTCCAAATGAACATTTGTGGTCACCCGGCGACCCCTTCCTGTATGATTTAGTGGTGAGGCTGAAACAAAACGGTAAGACAATCGATGAAGTAAAAAGTTATTTTGGTATGAGGAAGATATCAATTGCAAAAGATGAAAAAGGCATAGACCGAATTTGCCTAAACAACAAACCCTATTTCAACTTAGGCACCCTTGACCAGGGCTTTTGGCCGGATGGCTTGTATACCGCGCCTACCGATGAATCACTTAAATTCGACATTCAGGCGATCAAAGCTATGGGCTTTAATACCATAAGGAAACATATCAAGGTAGAACCTGCAAGGTGGTACTATTGGGCGGATAAGCTGGGTATGCTGGTCTGGCAGGATATGGTTAACCCCAACCAAAGTTTACCGGAAGGAGCAAAACAGGAGTTTGAAAATGGCATGCACGAGGAAATGGAGCAATTGCATAACTATCCTTGTATTACCACTTGGGTATTGTTCAACGAGAAATGGGGACAATACGACCAGGAACGGCTGACCAATGAAATGAAAGTGGCTGACCCCAGCCGAATAGTTGACGGCCATACAGGTGAACTGCTTTATGTGAATGGCCAGCTAAGATCACCCAGCCCAAATGCATACATCGGCGCAGACATGACCGATGTACATGCCTATCCCGATCCGATGATGCCGATCAAACAGGATGGCAAAGCGCAGGTCGTAGGAGAATTTGGCGGTATCGGCGTATTCATACCCGACCACCAGTGGAACAGTAGTTCTGCATGGGGTTATATCCAGGAAAAACCGGCCAGCTTATTAGGCAAATACCGTATCATGGTCCAGCACCTGAAATTGCTGGAAGAACAAGGCTTATCAGGAAGTATTTATACCCAGCCATTTGACGTGGAGGGCGAACAGAACGGTATCATGACCTACGACCGGGAAGTGATCAAAATGCCATTCGCAGAATTACGAAAGATACACAGCATCCTTAATCCTGATGCAAACACAAACGTGCCTATCGTAACCGCAAAAGACGCTGACCTGACCGACCCGAACCTAAAATACAGCTTACAATTGGACGAATACCTGAAAGGTAACCGCGAACCGGCTTACCTGAAAAAACTGGCTATGATGGCTAGTCAGGCAGGCGACAAGGACGGCGCGACCATGGCATCGAATGATTATATCGCAACTTTAAAAGAACCCTATTCTAAAGAAGATTTGGAGTATATCATGCAGGTCACCAATCATACAACTGAAAAAGGCTTTGCCATTATCCAGCAAAATGCCGAAAGCATTGATAAAATGCTTTGCACCAGGCAGGCACAGGCAAAGATGATGAACATCATCTTTGCAGACAAAATACAGGCCGCTGTGAGCACCCCGAATCAACAGCCTGATTGGAATGCCATCAGCGGCGAGGTAAAAACCTACGGCCCTCCGGGTGAGGAAATCTTCCTGCGCGCCAAATTCTTTTATTACATGAACGCGCAGGAATGGAACAACTATGTTTTAGCTGGAAAAGATTATATCAGTAAATATGGACGAAACTTACAGCCGATAGAACTCAATCAGTTTGCCTGGACAGCGTTTGAAAAAGTTAATGAACCTGAATTGCTATTAGCCGCAGCCGAATGGAGCAAGCTATCCACCAAAGACAAAGAAGACCCGAACATGCTCGACACGCAGGCCAACCTGCTGTATAAAGCGGGTAAAAAAGAGGAAGCTATCAAATTAGAAGAGCGCGCAGTAAGTATTTCCGGCAACCCTGAACTGAAAGCTACATTAGACAAAATGAAGTCTGGTAAATAG
- a CDS encoding DUF5712 family protein, with product MFINITASETGNNKGSSGELVHYLEKENRLAAKQQPDKESERWFSNGRTDIQPHEVRTKIDNNVAQLLKTDAKFFLVNISPSQKELRHLSEKYDITDREAQLKVYAEKVMDEYARNFKRPGINSSKHLVWFGKLEHYRYYSYKDKEVRQGLKEAGTLKEGDQLHIQIIVSRKDATNKIKLSPQNKSRGRNQAHSQKVGQFDRVAFKASGERIFDQTFDFDRGLGESFRYANGIKNGTAEEKQNLHNEKAAETSTVKRIFAPTPAINQQPEQSTSINAKDLLEALLMPNRDDAVSNLLGRKRRKRKGQETDQEMSL from the coding sequence ATGTTTATCAATATCACAGCCAGCGAGACGGGCAACAATAAAGGCAGCAGCGGAGAACTAGTACATTATTTGGAAAAGGAAAACCGGCTGGCCGCAAAACAACAGCCGGACAAAGAATCCGAACGCTGGTTCAGCAATGGCAGGACAGATATCCAACCGCATGAAGTCCGCACAAAGATCGACAATAACGTTGCCCAACTGTTAAAGACCGACGCCAAGTTCTTCCTGGTTAACATCAGCCCGAGCCAAAAGGAATTGCGGCATCTGTCAGAGAAGTACGATATTACTGATCGCGAAGCACAACTCAAAGTCTACGCTGAAAAAGTGATGGATGAATATGCCCGTAATTTCAAAAGGCCGGGGATCAACAGCAGTAAACACCTGGTATGGTTTGGCAAACTGGAACATTACCGCTATTACTCCTACAAGGACAAAGAAGTACGGCAAGGACTAAAAGAAGCCGGGACACTAAAAGAAGGCGACCAGCTACATATTCAGATTATCGTTTCCCGTAAAGATGCAACCAACAAGATCAAATTAAGCCCACAGAATAAATCAAGGGGCAGAAACCAGGCACACTCTCAAAAGGTCGGACAGTTCGACCGGGTGGCTTTTAAAGCTTCAGGGGAACGTATTTTTGATCAAACCTTTGATTTTGACCGGGGACTGGGCGAAAGCTTTCGTTATGCCAATGGCATTAAGAATGGTACGGCAGAAGAAAAGCAAAACCTGCATAACGAAAAAGCCGCCGAAACTTCTACAGTGAAACGAATATTTGCGCCAACACCAGCGATAAATCAACAGCCAGAACAATCTACATCAATCAATGCCAAAGATTTATTGGAAGCCCTCTTGATGCCAAACAGGGACGATGCCGTAAGCAACCTGTTAGGCCGGAAACGACGCAAACGAAAAGGACAGGAAACCGACCAGGAAATGAGTTTATAA
- a CDS encoding BfmA/BtgA family mobilization protein has translation MEDTNIKNIRFPVETDQQLIKLAEKLGRTKLTVFKQMTEYFYRSRKDPLDFNDDLLKNTIVKGHQNLTGFIKVQEQTLLMPMKQDIDRMIGSQKKILECFNKQILEHNRQSEQQLSALQNQLTASQQSKEQLKSRFVFLLDSYAKAGTVGKEELLRKIKEQIKSL, from the coding sequence ATGGAAGACACCAATATTAAAAACATCCGCTTCCCGGTAGAAACCGATCAGCAGCTGATCAAGCTTGCCGAAAAACTGGGCCGGACAAAGCTTACGGTATTTAAGCAAATGACCGAGTATTTCTACCGTTCCAGAAAAGATCCGCTGGACTTTAATGATGACCTGCTGAAGAACACCATCGTTAAAGGCCATCAAAACCTGACCGGTTTTATCAAAGTGCAGGAACAAACGCTGCTCATGCCGATGAAGCAGGATATAGACCGTATGATCGGCTCCCAAAAGAAGATCCTCGAATGCTTCAATAAACAAATCCTGGAACATAACAGGCAAAGCGAACAGCAATTGTCAGCATTGCAAAATCAATTAACAGCCAGTCAGCAAAGTAAGGAGCAGTTGAAATCACGTTTCGTATTCCTTTTGGATAGCTATGCCAAAGCCGGTACGGTTGGTAAAGAGGAGCTATTAAGAAAAATAAAAGAACAAATTAAATCACTATAA